The proteins below come from a single Ancylothrix sp. D3o genomic window:
- a CDS encoding M15 family metallopeptidase — protein sequence MKPFYSVAIKECGESLVAIPPEKFALVSPHPYQKLGAPYGGKSPFFVRESVLAALLKAQEFLQESYPLWSLQIFDAYRPVSVQKFMVDYSFHQLLEIENLKAENLTQIQQQEMMERVYQFWARPSLDLATPPPHSTGAAVDVTLVDEKKEPVNMGSPIDEISPRSFPDHFGESCQAQEMQYHTHRCILKDAMLRAGFLQHPSEWWHFCLGDQMWAWLSGESCARYGRLE from the coding sequence ATGAAACCTTTTTATTCAGTTGCGATTAAGGAATGTGGGGAAAGTTTGGTGGCAATTCCGCCAGAAAAGTTTGCTTTGGTTTCGCCGCATCCTTATCAAAAACTCGGTGCGCCGTATGGGGGAAAATCGCCTTTTTTTGTGCGCGAAAGTGTGCTGGCGGCTTTGTTGAAGGCCCAAGAATTTTTACAAGAAAGTTATCCTCTTTGGAGTTTGCAAATTTTTGATGCTTACCGGCCGGTTTCTGTTCAGAAATTTATGGTGGATTATAGTTTTCACCAATTGTTAGAAATTGAAAATTTAAAAGCGGAAAATTTAACTCAAATTCAGCAGCAAGAAATGATGGAGCGGGTTTATCAGTTTTGGGCTCGTCCGAGTTTGGATCTGGCGACTCCACCACCGCACAGCACCGGCGCGGCGGTGGATGTGACTTTAGTTGATGAAAAAAAAGAGCCGGTGAATATGGGTTCGCCTATTGATGAAATTTCCCCGCGTTCTTTTCCCGATCATTTTGGGGAAAGTTGCCAAGCCCAAGAAATGCAATATCACACCCACCGCTGCATTTTAAAAGACGCTATGTTAAGGGCCGGTTTTCTTCAACATCCCTCGGAATGGTGGCATTTTTGTTTGGGTGATCAAATGTGGGCTTGGTTAAGCGGTGAAAGTTGCGCTCGTTATGGTCGTTTGGAATGA
- a CDS encoding GlsB/YeaQ/YmgE family stress response membrane protein, which yields MNLLAWIVLGLIAGAIAKAIYPGAQGGGILSTMILGIVGAFIGGTLATFLETGALQLTAASLSIPGIFIAVLGALVAIWGWYMINRRAY from the coding sequence ATGAACCTACTTGCTTGGATCGTTTTAGGATTAATTGCCGGTGCCATCGCCAAAGCAATTTATCCTGGTGCTCAAGGCGGCGGCATACTTTCTACAATGATCTTAGGAATTGTTGGCGCCTTTATCGGCGGAACCTTAGCAACTTTTTTAGAAACCGGTGCACTCCAACTCACCGCCGCAAGTTTAAGCATTCCGGGAATTTTTATCGCCGTTTTAGGGGCACTTGTAGCCATCTGGGGCTGGTACATGATCAACCGTCGCGCCTATTAA
- a CDS encoding DUF1206 domain-containing protein: protein MRQQSSQWVDRLARFGLASKGIVYAIIGLLAIRAAVGTGGKTTDTRGALEAIITQPFGKFLLTLVGIGLIGYVLWRFVQAIKDPENKGSDAKGLLQRLGYVISGLIYAGLSLTAFQMVLGTGGGSGGNSAQDWTAKVLSQPFGQWLVGLFGAFIIGLGFYHFYKAYKAKFRQKLKLNQMSQTEETWATRLGRFGLAARGVNFIVIGLFLIQAARQADPNQARGLAGALQALAAQPYGPWILLLVALGLLSYGIYMGVEARYRRILAAI, encoded by the coding sequence ATGCGACAACAATCTTCTCAGTGGGTAGACCGGCTCGCCAGATTTGGATTGGCATCGAAAGGAATTGTCTATGCAATCATCGGGTTACTAGCAATAAGAGCCGCAGTTGGTACCGGCGGAAAAACAACCGATACACGCGGTGCCTTAGAAGCAATTATTACGCAACCCTTCGGAAAATTTTTGCTGACCTTAGTAGGAATTGGCTTAATTGGCTATGTATTATGGCGATTTGTGCAAGCCATCAAAGACCCCGAAAATAAAGGCTCAGATGCCAAAGGTTTACTACAACGTCTTGGCTATGTCATCAGCGGTTTAATTTATGCCGGCCTTTCTTTAACTGCCTTTCAAATGGTCTTAGGTACAGGGGGTGGTAGCGGTGGAAATTCGGCCCAAGATTGGACAGCAAAGGTACTTTCTCAACCCTTTGGGCAGTGGTTAGTGGGACTTTTTGGAGCTTTTATTATTGGCCTGGGTTTCTACCATTTTTATAAAGCTTATAAAGCTAAGTTCCGCCAAAAATTAAAGTTAAATCAAATGAGCCAAACTGAGGAAACTTGGGCAACTCGTTTAGGCCGGTTTGGTTTAGCAGCGCGGGGAGTTAACTTTATTGTGATTGGCTTGTTTTTAATTCAAGCTGCTCGCCAAGCTGATCCAAATCAAGCGCGGGGACTGGCCGGTGCGTTGCAAGCCTTAGCCGCACAACCTTATGGCCCTTGGATTTTATTACTTGTGGCCCTGGGGTTACTTTCCTATGGCATTTATATGGGTGTAGAGGCGCGATACCGGCGTATTTTGGCGGCGATTTAA
- a CDS encoding cytochrome P450 gives MQTAKLPAGPQTPQWLQKLEWIMRPLEFMENCAEEYGEIFTARFGPKSTPVVFISHPEAIKQIFTTDPKKLDAGKGNGMKLNLLREQSLISLDGEVHQSQRKLLTPPFHGERMRTYGQMISEITEQETNRWPAKKSVNILHSMQVIALQAIVQAVLEIITLEAKNFNKFLQKDCK, from the coding sequence ATGCAAACAGCTAAACTGCCGGCCGGCCCCCAGACTCCCCAATGGTTGCAGAAGCTAGAATGGATAATGCGCCCCCTCGAATTTATGGAAAATTGCGCTGAAGAATATGGCGAGATTTTTACCGCCCGATTCGGCCCAAAATCTACGCCTGTAGTATTTATAAGTCACCCGGAAGCCATCAAACAAATCTTTACCACAGACCCGAAAAAATTAGATGCCGGTAAAGGAAACGGCATGAAATTAAACTTATTAAGAGAGCAATCTTTAATCAGCTTAGACGGCGAAGTTCACCAAAGTCAGCGAAAGTTATTAACTCCCCCCTTTCATGGCGAACGAATGCGAACCTATGGGCAAATGATCAGCGAAATTACCGAACAAGAAACAAACCGCTGGCCGGCCAAAAAATCCGTTAACATTCTCCATTCCATGCAGGTTATTGCCCTCCAAGCCATTGTCCAAGCCGTCCTGGAAATAATAACTCTAGAAGCGAAAAACTTCAACAAATTCTTACAGAAAGACTGCAAATAG
- a CDS encoding DUF3598 family protein, which yields MSFQWNNFLKNLAEWQGSFTTMSPSGEVVNDIKSVLILEGLENNEKVRLTLRLWSSGESEPPNELVREYETVGGDILFFEDGAFSQGTIQLAPNVNFGAEFGFINDDRRFRLVQIFSGSEGKLSGLTLIREKKAGSNAIERPILTVNQLFGEWRGQGVTLYPDWRGADSFSSSLKFEDLGDGNVKQELSFDIGNGIKTLSSTGVVEGNKIKFEKNTVLLLPDGGSANIPGVVKLREGFFLEAGWLVEPNLRLRMIRRYSEKGEWVSLTLVREEKVD from the coding sequence ATGAGTTTTCAATGGAATAATTTTTTGAAAAATTTGGCTGAGTGGCAGGGTTCTTTTACTACAATGTCTCCGAGTGGGGAGGTTGTTAATGATATCAAAAGTGTTTTGATTTTGGAGGGGTTAGAGAATAATGAAAAAGTGCGGCTGACTTTGCGCCTGTGGTCGTCTGGCGAAAGCGAACCCCCAAATGAGTTGGTTAGGGAATATGAAACGGTGGGAGGAGATATTTTATTTTTTGAGGATGGGGCGTTTTCTCAGGGTACTATTCAATTGGCTCCTAATGTGAATTTTGGGGCGGAGTTTGGATTTATTAATGATGATCGGCGTTTTCGTTTGGTGCAGATTTTTTCGGGGAGTGAGGGGAAGTTATCGGGTTTGACTTTAATTCGGGAAAAAAAGGCGGGTTCAAATGCAATTGAGCGACCGATTTTGACGGTTAATCAGTTATTTGGTGAGTGGCGGGGACAGGGGGTGACGCTTTATCCTGATTGGCGTGGGGCTGATAGTTTTTCTTCGAGTTTGAAGTTTGAAGATTTAGGGGATGGGAATGTTAAGCAAGAGCTTTCTTTTGATATCGGAAATGGGATAAAAACGCTTTCTTCTACTGGGGTTGTAGAGGGAAATAAAATAAAGTTTGAAAAAAATACGGTGCTTTTGTTACCTGATGGTGGTTCGGCTAATATTCCGGGGGTTGTTAAGTTGAGGGAGGGGTTTTTTTTGGAGGCGGGGTGGTTAGTTGAGCCGAATTTAAGGCTGCGAATGATTCGCCGGTATAGTGAGAAGGGGGAATGGGTGAGTTTAACTTTGGTTCGGGAAGAGAAAGTTGATTAG
- a CDS encoding peptidoglycan-binding protein → MRLEDIIEKNLVIDLEKLKTDEELLKQIQKQLSYLGLYPTGRWIDGSYGPRTDSAISEFCKTVNLDSMKTGKFDKRFAEVLIKLEGSMFKLYVATSRDQVFKDFLKAEAGYDAYKLAFLDRGINNSPYKADVSSYPLRLKEKPDDLEVTSLGEKVTQAKTSVTVTYTPYPKVGEFPKIDDNGLSFLHSDITEACVCLGSFVGGQFRSRWLGKKSLTLTQFWSTTKFISILNLVSQANSKFAGCDVDNCAVRDPKDGAWFKFYDLVSDVVTYANKIGTSNSIAAMFKRFETYPGLEAWLKKITGNTGLVFRGNYGEGAFIESPELYDQKLKKVVLTAAPASEKGGNALSAYDLTRMISMLGWHFYLPQASRLPGAQWDSLESVIRAMGLESARFVDVALEKLGLPSEIKSPVIISKMGFGRSSARNQTEMCYVALVQFIDRRPKAKGKPAKLRTLAMALRGVKGLNDANAEATELDARMAAEITEIIRRVVTEELV, encoded by the coding sequence ATGCGGCTAGAAGATATCATTGAAAAAAATTTAGTCATCGATTTGGAGAAGCTAAAAACAGATGAAGAATTGCTTAAGCAAATCCAAAAACAGTTAAGTTATTTGGGGTTATATCCCACCGGCAGATGGATTGATGGCAGCTATGGGCCGCGTACAGATTCGGCAATTAGTGAATTTTGCAAAACAGTCAATCTTGACAGTATGAAAACCGGCAAATTTGATAAACGTTTTGCCGAAGTGCTAATTAAACTTGAGGGGTCGATGTTCAAGTTATATGTGGCAACGTCCCGCGACCAAGTATTTAAAGATTTTTTAAAAGCGGAGGCCGGCTATGATGCTTATAAATTAGCTTTTTTAGATCGCGGCATTAATAATTCGCCTTATAAAGCAGACGTTAGTAGTTATCCTTTGCGGCTAAAAGAAAAACCCGACGACCTCGAGGTAACATCGTTAGGCGAAAAAGTAACACAGGCAAAAACTTCGGTTACTGTGACCTACACTCCTTATCCTAAAGTGGGGGAATTTCCAAAAATTGATGATAACGGACTGAGTTTTTTGCATTCGGATATCACAGAAGCTTGTGTTTGTTTGGGTAGTTTTGTTGGCGGTCAATTTCGGTCGCGCTGGCTGGGGAAAAAATCTTTAACTTTGACACAATTTTGGAGTACGACTAAATTTATAAGTATTTTAAATTTAGTGAGCCAAGCTAATAGTAAATTTGCTGGTTGCGATGTTGATAATTGTGCTGTGAGAGACCCCAAGGATGGAGCTTGGTTTAAATTTTATGATTTAGTCAGCGATGTAGTAACCTACGCCAACAAAATAGGAACTTCTAACTCTATCGCGGCAATGTTTAAGCGATTTGAAACTTATCCGGGGTTGGAAGCTTGGCTGAAGAAAATCACAGGAAACACCGGCTTAGTATTTCGCGGAAACTATGGCGAAGGGGCGTTTATTGAGTCGCCAGAACTCTACGATCAGAAGTTAAAAAAAGTTGTATTAACGGCTGCACCGGCCAGCGAAAAAGGAGGAAATGCGCTATCTGCTTACGATTTAACGCGGATGATTTCGATGTTAGGATGGCATTTTTATTTGCCGCAAGCGTCGCGCTTACCCGGCGCCCAGTGGGATAGTTTGGAATCTGTAATTCGAGCAATGGGGTTAGAATCTGCTCGCTTTGTAGATGTGGCTTTGGAAAAACTGGGTTTACCAAGTGAAATAAAATCGCCGGTAATTATTTCTAAAATGGGGTTTGGACGCAGTTCGGCTCGCAATCAAACAGAAATGTGTTATGTGGCGTTGGTGCAGTTTATTGACCGGCGCCCAAAAGCCAAAGGAAAGCCGGCAAAATTACGCACTTTAGCAATGGCTTTGCGGGGGGTAAAAGGTTTAAATGATGCCAATGCGGAAGCCACAGAACTTGATGCCAGAATGGCGGCGGAAATAACAGAAATTATCCGTCGTGTGGTGACTGAAGAATTGGTTTAA
- a CDS encoding peptide chain release factor 1 translates to MINPFERLKHLPWLSLLQVAAIVTAFASVLEFIIALSATQFAPIQSSLRLLYSPPLGIILPLLTAAGVGALSVYILERFFREVYIDRSSLWALVPCFVLTVLLKSLLPLPSFLVGFSQPEIVSIIVGIFWKGRPYWR, encoded by the coding sequence ATGATAAACCCTTTTGAACGCTTAAAACATCTCCCTTGGCTGTCTTTACTTCAAGTTGCTGCTATCGTCACAGCTTTTGCCTCTGTGCTTGAATTTATAATCGCATTAAGTGCCACTCAATTTGCCCCCATCCAAAGCAGCTTACGACTTTTATATAGCCCCCCTTTAGGAATCATTCTCCCCTTACTTACCGCCGCAGGAGTTGGGGCTTTATCTGTCTATATTTTAGAGCGTTTTTTCCGCGAAGTTTATATAGATCGTTCCAGTTTATGGGCATTAGTACCGTGTTTTGTTCTCACCGTTTTATTAAAATCTCTCTTACCCCTTCCCAGCTTTCTCGTCGGTTTTAGTCAGCCGGAAATTGTCTCTATAATTGTCGGAATTTTTTGGAAAGGCCGGCCCTACTGGCGATAA
- a CDS encoding alpha/beta fold hydrolase has protein sequence MQNLNYPWHHDYIVTNGVRLHYVTQGEGPLMLMLHGFPEFWYSWRYQIPEFAKNYKVVAVDLRGYNDSEKPKEQSAYVMAEFIKDVLGIIRGLGYESCVLVGHDWGGAIAWCFAYSHPEMVQKLIVLNIPHPVKFAQGLMTPQQLMRSSYIFFFQLPLVPELAIQANDYQAIERALRGMAVDKTTFSDEDIELYKNAMAKRGALTAALNYYRNAFQGFLSQKQWGVLEVPTLMIWGEDDIPLGKELTYGTEAYVRNFQLRYIPNCSHWVQQEKPVLVNEYMREFLESIIV, from the coding sequence ATGCAAAATTTAAACTATCCTTGGCACCATGATTACATTGTCACTAATGGTGTGAGACTGCATTATGTTACGCAGGGAGAAGGGCCCTTAATGTTAATGCTGCACGGTTTCCCTGAGTTTTGGTATTCTTGGCGCTATCAAATCCCCGAATTTGCCAAAAATTATAAAGTTGTGGCGGTAGATTTACGCGGATATAATGACAGCGAAAAACCCAAAGAACAATCTGCTTATGTGATGGCAGAGTTTATTAAAGATGTGTTAGGAATTATCCGGGGTTTGGGTTATGAAAGTTGCGTTTTGGTGGGGCATGATTGGGGTGGTGCAATTGCTTGGTGTTTTGCATATTCTCACCCGGAAATGGTGCAAAAGTTAATTGTTTTGAATATTCCCCATCCTGTAAAGTTTGCTCAGGGTTTAATGACTCCCCAGCAATTGATGAGGAGTTCTTATATATTTTTCTTTCAGCTTCCTTTGGTGCCGGAGTTGGCAATTCAGGCTAATGATTACCAAGCAATTGAGCGAGCGTTGCGAGGGATGGCGGTTGATAAAACGACGTTTAGTGATGAGGATATTGAGCTTTATAAAAATGCAATGGCAAAGCGTGGTGCTTTGACGGCGGCTTTAAATTATTACCGCAATGCTTTTCAGGGGTTTTTAAGTCAGAAACAATGGGGAGTTTTAGAGGTTCCTACGTTGATGATTTGGGGTGAGGATGATATTCCTTTGGGGAAAGAGTTAACTTATGGAACTGAGGCTTATGTACGGAATTTTCAGCTTCGTTATATTCCAAATTGCAGTCATTGGGTGCAGCAAGAAAAACCGGTTTTGGTGAATGAGTATATGCGGGAGTTTTTGGAAAGTATAATTGTCTAA
- the uvrA gene encoding excinuclease ABC subunit UvrA — translation MSNFVPLSDSPEKAPEFQLNPSHAHLPGNTIRIRGARQHNLKNIDLELPRDRLIVFTGVSGSGKSSLAFDTIFAEGQRRYVESLSAYARQFLGQLDKPDVDAIEGLSPAISIDQKSTSHNPRSTVGTVTEIYDYFRLLYGRAGEPHCPICDRSIAPQTIDEMCDRILELPDKTKFQILAPVVRGKKGTHRKLISSLASEGFVRVRIDGEVRELSDSIELDKNLSHTIEIVIDRLIKKEGIQERLFDSLSTCLKHSEGIVLILAAEPDAKNEREIVFSENFACPEHGAVMEELSPRLFSFNSPYGACPNCHGLGSLRTFSPELVVPDLNAPVYSAVVPWAEKEDPYYLSLLHSVGQAFGFELNTQWKKLTREQQKILFYGSEEEILIETESRYRSGQGYMRRFPGVIPLLQRQYDETSSELQKQKLEPYVHEQPCEACHGKRLKPEALAVRLGGYRILELSGVSIGDCLERIHNLKLSDRQAKIADLVLREIRARLQFLLDVGLDYLTLDRPAMTLSGGEAQRIRLATQIGSGLTGVLYVLDEPSIGLHQRDNNRLLNTLTKLRDLGNTLIVVEHDEETIRAADYLVDIGPKAGVHGGEIIAQGDLEALLTAEKSLTGAYLSGRSVIETPPKRRGGNGKKLIMKNANRNNLKDINVEIPLGKLVCVTGVSGSGKSTLVNELMYPALQHHLTKKVPFPKELEAMKGLDEIDKVIVIDQSPIGRTPRSNAATYTGVFDIIRGVFAETIEAKARGYKQGQFSFNVKGGRCEACSGQGMNVIEMNFLPDVYVQCEVCKGARYNRETLQVKYKNQSISDVLNMTVEEALEMFKNIPRAAGRLQTLLDVGLGYIQLGQPAPTLSGGEAQRVKLATELSRRATGKTLYLIDEPTTGLSFYDVHQLLNVLQRLVDKGNSILVIEHNLDVIRCSDWVIDLGPEGGDKGGEIIAFGTPEKVAETPGSYTAQYLKKALQYYPPKT, via the coding sequence ATGTCCAATTTTGTCCCTCTGTCTGACTCGCCAGAAAAAGCCCCAGAATTCCAACTCAACCCCTCTCACGCACATCTACCAGGGAACACCATCCGCATACGCGGAGCCAGACAGCACAATTTAAAAAACATCGACCTCGAATTACCACGCGACCGGCTGATCGTTTTCACCGGCGTTTCTGGAAGTGGTAAATCTTCCCTTGCATTTGACACAATTTTTGCCGAGGGACAACGCCGATATGTAGAATCTCTCAGCGCCTATGCTCGTCAATTTTTAGGACAATTAGATAAACCTGATGTTGATGCCATTGAAGGGTTAAGTCCGGCAATTTCTATTGACCAAAAATCAACCTCTCATAACCCCCGTTCAACGGTGGGGACAGTCACAGAAATTTATGATTATTTTCGCTTACTTTATGGACGGGCCGGTGAGCCCCATTGTCCGATTTGTGACCGGTCAATTGCGCCGCAAACCATTGATGAAATGTGCGACCGGATTTTAGAACTGCCAGACAAAACAAAATTTCAAATTCTCGCGCCGGTGGTAAGAGGAAAAAAAGGCACTCATAGAAAACTCATTTCTTCCCTTGCTTCCGAAGGCTTTGTGCGGGTAAGAATTGATGGCGAAGTCCGCGAACTTTCCGACAGCATCGAATTAGATAAAAATCTTTCTCATACCATAGAAATTGTAATTGATCGGCTGATCAAAAAAGAAGGCATCCAAGAACGTCTTTTCGATTCGCTTAGCACTTGTTTAAAACATTCAGAAGGAATTGTTTTAATTTTAGCAGCCGAACCGGATGCCAAAAATGAGCGAGAAATTGTTTTTTCTGAAAACTTTGCCTGTCCGGAACATGGCGCAGTTATGGAAGAACTTTCACCGCGTTTATTTTCTTTTAATTCGCCTTATGGTGCTTGCCCAAATTGTCATGGATTGGGCAGTTTGCGAACATTTTCGCCAGAATTAGTAGTGCCAGATTTGAATGCGCCGGTGTATAGCGCCGTTGTACCTTGGGCAGAAAAAGAAGACCCTTATTATTTATCTTTACTTCACAGCGTTGGGCAAGCCTTTGGTTTTGAATTAAACACGCAATGGAAAAAATTAACCCGCGAACAACAGAAAATTTTGTTCTATGGTTCCGAAGAAGAAATTTTGATTGAAACTGAATCTCGCTACCGCAGCGGACAGGGATATATGCGCCGTTTTCCGGGGGTTATTCCTTTATTACAACGCCAGTATGATGAGACTTCTTCAGAATTACAAAAACAAAAACTTGAGCCTTATGTTCACGAGCAACCTTGCGAAGCTTGTCATGGAAAACGCCTTAAACCAGAAGCCCTGGCGGTGCGCTTAGGAGGCTATAGAATTTTAGAGTTAAGCGGGGTTTCTATTGGCGATTGTTTGGAACGCATTCACAATTTAAAATTAAGTGACCGGCAAGCAAAGATTGCTGATTTAGTCTTGCGGGAAATTCGCGCTCGCTTGCAGTTTTTACTCGATGTTGGCTTAGATTATCTAACGCTGGATCGACCGGCTATGACGCTTTCTGGCGGCGAAGCGCAGCGCATTCGTTTGGCTACGCAAATTGGTTCAGGATTAACCGGTGTCTTGTATGTTTTAGATGAACCTAGCATTGGTTTACACCAGCGTGATAATAATCGTTTGTTGAATACATTAACGAAATTGCGCGATTTAGGAAATACGTTAATTGTTGTCGAACATGACGAAGAAACGATTCGCGCTGCTGATTATTTAGTGGATATTGGGCCAAAAGCCGGTGTACATGGGGGAGAAATTATTGCCCAAGGCGATTTAGAAGCGCTTTTAACGGCAGAAAAATCTCTCACCGGAGCCTATCTTTCGGGGCGAAGTGTCATTGAAACGCCGCCAAAACGAAGAGGTGGCAATGGCAAAAAGTTGATAATGAAAAATGCCAACCGGAATAACTTAAAAGATATTAATGTTGAAATTCCGCTGGGTAAACTTGTCTGCGTAACGGGCGTTTCTGGGTCGGGTAAATCAACTTTAGTTAATGAATTAATGTATCCTGCTTTGCAGCATCATTTAACTAAAAAAGTGCCTTTTCCAAAAGAATTGGAAGCGATGAAAGGATTGGATGAAATTGATAAAGTGATTGTGATTGATCAGTCTCCCATCGGACGCACACCCCGGTCAAATGCTGCTACTTATACAGGAGTTTTTGATATTATTCGCGGCGTTTTTGCGGAGACAATTGAGGCAAAAGCACGGGGGTATAAACAAGGGCAATTTTCTTTTAATGTCAAGGGGGGAAGATGTGAGGCGTGCAGTGGACAAGGCATGAATGTAATTGAAATGAATTTTTTACCTGATGTTTATGTCCAGTGTGAGGTGTGTAAGGGGGCAAGATATAACCGTGAAACCTTGCAAGTTAAATATAAAAACCAGTCGATTTCCGATGTTTTAAATATGACGGTGGAGGAGGCGCTGGAAATGTTTAAAAATATTCCGCGTGCGGCGGGCCGGTTACAAACTTTGCTTGATGTGGGGTTAGGATATATTCAACTCGGACAACCGGCACCAACGCTTTCTGGTGGAGAAGCGCAGCGGGTAAAATTAGCCACTGAATTGTCACGGCGCGCCACAGGAAAAACGCTTTATCTCATTGATGAACCGACAACTGGTTTATCGTTTTATGACGTTCATCAGTTGTTAAATGTGTTGCAGCGTTTGGTGGATAAAGGTAATTCTATTTTGGTGATTGAGCACAATTTAGATGTGATTCGCTGCTCGGATTGGGTGATCGATTTGGGGCCAGAAGGAGGCGATAAAGGCGGCGAAATTATTGCTTTTGGCACGCCCGAAAAAGTAGCGGAAACTCCGGGGAGTTATACGGCGCAATATTTGAAAAAAGCTTTGCAATATTATCCGCCAAAAACTTGA
- a CDS encoding M48 family metallopeptidase — MNRGLFRLGMGLLVAFFGLISYLASGVKNPITGETQRVKMTPQEEVALGLQARGEMAQEFGGLYQDKVLQDYIDSVGLKIVQQSGAAQAGYPFDFHLLRDPQTVNAFALPGGQIFVTMGLMRRLQSEAQLAGVLAHEISHVIARHGAEHLAKQQLGAALVTAVGVATTDEYGRGRESAVIAQAVNQMVGLRYGRQDELESDRLGVRFMSEAGYNPKAMIEVMQILDAASKGGKQPEFLSSHPNPGNRAQQLNTLIAEQYPNGVPANLQTGREEFNRIVLSRVGMAGQ, encoded by the coding sequence GTGAATCGTGGGCTGTTTCGTTTAGGAATGGGGCTATTAGTTGCCTTTTTCGGACTAATTAGCTATTTGGCAAGCGGCGTAAAAAATCCTATCACAGGAGAAACACAGCGCGTAAAAATGACCCCTCAAGAAGAAGTCGCCCTGGGGTTACAAGCGCGGGGAGAAATGGCACAAGAATTTGGCGGACTTTATCAAGATAAAGTTTTACAAGATTATATAGATAGCGTTGGCTTAAAAATTGTCCAGCAGTCAGGCGCCGCCCAAGCCGGCTATCCCTTTGATTTTCACTTATTACGAGATCCTCAAACCGTCAACGCTTTTGCCCTACCAGGCGGACAAATTTTCGTTACGATGGGTTTAATGCGGCGTTTGCAAAGTGAAGCACAACTGGCCGGTGTCCTTGCCCACGAAATCAGTCATGTCATCGCAAGACACGGTGCCGAACACTTAGCCAAACAACAACTCGGTGCAGCCCTTGTAACCGCTGTTGGCGTTGCCACCACTGATGAATACGGAAGAGGCCGAGAAAGCGCCGTCATCGCCCAAGCCGTCAATCAAATGGTGGGTTTGCGTTATGGTCGCCAGGATGAACTCGAATCCGACCGGCTGGGAGTGCGGTTTATGAGTGAAGCCGGTTATAACCCAAAAGCCATGATCGAAGTCATGCAGATCCTTGACGCAGCGAGCAAAGGAGGCAAACAGCCAGAATTTCTCAGCAGTCACCCGAATCCGGGGAACCGAGCGCAACAATTAAACACTCTGATCGCCGAACAATACCCCAATGGAGTGCCGGCAAACCTGCAAACCGGACGCGAAGAATTTAACCGCATTGTATTATCTCGTGTAGGAATGGCAGGCCAATAA
- a CDS encoding retroviral-like aspartic protease family protein, whose product MPQIQDETMGKVTTTLTIINRLDQGKAEDGLISADQVRSVVLNDVLVDTGATTLCLPADIIAQLGLKILKQVVIETATGISEARIFRDATIILQGREGTFECLELPGGSRALLGVIPMEALGIEIDLKNQALKLLPDGPTETYLTIL is encoded by the coding sequence ATGCCCCAAATTCAAGACGAAACAATGGGAAAAGTAACAACCACTCTAACGATTATCAACCGGCTCGATCAAGGCAAAGCCGAAGATGGGCTTATTAGCGCGGATCAAGTAAGGTCTGTTGTCCTCAATGATGTGCTGGTAGACACCGGCGCCACCACATTATGTTTACCGGCAGATATCATCGCCCAACTTGGTTTAAAAATCCTTAAACAAGTTGTGATTGAAACGGCAACGGGTATCAGCGAAGCCCGTATTTTTCGAGATGCTACTATTATCTTGCAAGGACGAGAAGGAACGTTTGAATGTTTAGAATTACCAGGAGGAAGCCGGGCACTTTTAGGTGTAATTCCGATGGAAGCATTAGGCATTGAAATAGATTTAAAAAATCAAGCCTTAAAACTGCTGCCAGACGGGCCAACAGAAACTTATTTAACGATACTTTAA
- a CDS encoding cytochrome P450, whose amino-acid sequence MKIILAKILSSWQLSLADDKQEIPVRLGLLIAPARGVRMIAKPLTSI is encoded by the coding sequence ATGAAAATTATCCTCGCCAAAATTTTGTCTAGCTGGCAATTAAGCTTAGCCGATGATAAACAAGAAATACCCGTTCGCCTGGGACTATTAATTGCGCCGGCTAGGGGAGTCAGAATGATTGCCAAACCCCTCACCTCAATCTAA